A genome region from Brassica oleracea var. oleracea cultivar TO1000 chromosome C2, BOL, whole genome shotgun sequence includes the following:
- the LOC106324135 gene encoding proline-rich protein 36-like yields MLNCWNVPVLDSGKKPPEFAAGEPPPSPFPPDPPDPSSPLSPVNFPPLSSQPSTAPKRSQRKGPVSSPASAVNPTLSASTTMKESGSVSFNGSVDPLMSAKTGFPQRSATLPETLTETVKPSPVHVPSTASLIHTDIQTSPNTDPPFTTLPPKHTSPISTNQASSSSPAILQTPSLPPSRPFQVPQRSAAPSLVEKLRAAEDKSLKRLAPVSFSPTGRPRVIIPDSVFEKGAELHKDFIICYYNGKTPPFNQIQSVFNHLWGKGKRLEIHNNPLNRTTIVRIQSEYLRQKILEKCVWYVGDTMFHTAQWSSVQSLTAPPIKAIRIWAHLTGVPLDLRHLEGLSWVAGLVGDPKETDDFTKNMVSLTLSHVKVEVDLTQPLPSVVEVAVNYPWVPPTCAHCKELGHIMKNCLHYSPPEKETAKESGPGTNSAIPKSAKKKNAKIYQPVNKPVVRCDSQPSVAEQVGLSGPPTAPLPSFSPPPTATPAHNPPPVTPFPMEVSFSSPDPTPRPSLKRSRSSPTLSSPPPSSSNPNPFLNHVPSFSTLCNTPLSNSFSILNSLIPSTSFSSLPPVSDPLIPPHSPNFLATKDFPGSGDPPVPSL; encoded by the coding sequence ATGCTCAACTGTTGGAATGTTCCTGTTCTCGATTCCGGCAAGAAACCACCGGAGTTTGCCGCTGGCGAACCTCCCCCCTCCCCTTTTCCACCCGATCCGCCTGACCCCTCTTCCCCTCTCTCCCCTGTAAACTTTCCTCCCTTATCTTCTCAGCCATCAACTGCTCCTAAGCGTTCTCAACGTAAAGGTCCTGTCTCCTCTCCTGCCTCAGCTGTAAATCCTACTCTGAGTGCTTCAACTACCATGAAAGAGTCTGGTTCTGTCTCTTTCAATGGATCTGTAGACCCTCTAATGTCTGCAAAAACTGGTTTTCCCCAAAGATCTGCAACCTTACCTGAAACCCTAACTGAAACAGTAAAACCCTCCCCTGTTCATGTACCCTCTACTGCCTCCCTTATTCATACTGATATCCAAACTAGCCCAAATACTGACCCACCATTCACTACTCTACCACCAAAACACACCTCCCCTATCTCCACAAATCAAGCCTCCTCCTCCTCTCCTGCAATTCTCCAAACTCCTTCCCTTCCCCCCTCTAGGCCCTTTCAGGTACCTCAGCGTAGTGCTGCTCCTTCCCTGGTAGAGAAACTTAGAGCTGCAGAAGATAAGTCACTTAAGAGGCTTGCACCTGTCTCTTTTTCTCCAACAGGTCGACCTCGGGTGATTATCCCTGATTCTGTATTTGAAAAAGGAGCTGAACTCCACAAAGATTTTATCATTTGTTATTATAATGGTAAAACTCCACCTTTTAACCAAATACAGAGTGTCTTCAACCACCTGTGGGGCAAAGGAAAAAGGCTTGAGATTCACAATAACCCACTCAACCGAACTACCATAGTCAGGATCCAAAGCGAGTACCTGAGGCAAAAGATTCTTGAGAAATGTGTTTGGTATGTGGGTGACACCATGTTTCATACTGCTCAATGGTCATCAGTTCAATCTCTCACTGCTCCTCCAATTAAAGCCATAAGGATATGGGCGCACCTAACAGGCGTACCCCTCGATCTCAGGCATCTAGAAGGTCTGAGTTGGGTCGCTGGACTTGTTGGTGATCCAAAAGAAACCGATGACTTCACCAAAAACATGGTCAGCTTAACACTCTCCCATGTGAAGGTGGAAGTTGATCTAACTCAACCCCTGCCATCTGTAGTGGAAGTTGCAGTGAATTATCCCTGGGTGCCTCCCACCTGTGCGCATTGCAAAGAGCTGGGCCATATTATGAAGAATTGCCTCCATTACTCTCCACCTGAAAAAGAGACTGCTAAAGAATCAGGCCCTGGCACTAACTCTGCAATACCAAAATCTGCGAAGAAGAAAAATGCCAAGATTTACCAACCTGTCAATAAACCTGTGGTTCGATGTGACTCCCAACCTTCTGTGGCTGAGCAAGTGGGCCTCTCTGGTCCCCCCACTGCTCCTCTGCCTTCCTTTTCCCCTCCTCCTACTGCCACTCCTGCTCATAACCCTCCCCCTGTTACCCCTTTTCCTATGGAGGTCTCTTTCTCGTCCCCTGACCCTACTCCTCGACCCTCCCTTAAGCGTTCCAGATCCTCCCCTACCCTATCCTCCCCTCCTCCCTCTTCCTCTAACCCAAACCCCTTTCTCAATCATGTACCAAGTTTTTCCACCCTATGTAATACCCCCTTGTCGAACTCTTTTTCAATCCTAAATTCTTTAATACCTTCTACTTCGTTTTCCTCCTTACCCCCTGTATCGGACCCCCTTATCCCCCCTCACTCTCCCAATTTTTTGGCTACTAAGGATTTTCCAGGCTCTGGTGATCCTCCTGTCCCTTCCCTATGA